The Pseudodesulfovibrio senegalensis genome contains the following window.
CCTATTCCCATGATTCGTGGAAGGCTTCCATTGCCGAGGCCTTGGACGTGGCCCGGGCGCAGGGGCTGGAGAGGGTGGTCTTCACCACCGGCCGCAGGAGCGAACGCTTTTATGCCGAGCGTTATCCGGACACGCCGGAGCTGGCCATGGTGCAGGCCGCTGATTTTTTCGCCTTTTCCATGCGCGCGGCAGCCGAGCGCGGTTTTGCCGAGGTGCGCTGGGCCATGTTTTTCGGCAAGCTGGTCAAGCACGCGCAGGGGCTTGAATACACGCACGCCAAAACGCATCCCGTTGATTTCGCCATGCTTTCAGATAGTTGCGCACAGGCCGGAATAGCCCCGGAGCTGGCACGCCAAGCCGCCGGAGCCAATACCGCGCGGCAGGTGCTGGAGTCCGTGGCCCATGACCCGGCCCGCGCCGACCTGCTGTCTCTGCTTGTGGAAAGAGCTGTCCATGCTGCGCGATCCTTTGCCCCGACCCTGTCCGTGGGGTATGCCGTGTTTGATTTCGACGCCTCCCTGCTTTTGGAGCGTGTGCCTTGAGCGCCCGGCTCGGCTTTGAGCTGGTGCGCTGCTGACGTTCGGGCCAGCCCGGACAGCCCGGCCTTTCCTGCCTTGAGGCCGCATGGCCTTTTTCGTTGTGTCGCCGTGCGTTCGCTTGGCTTTCGGTTGCGAATGCAGTACCATCCCCAACCTTATGGAACGCAGGAAAACACGAACCATCAGCGTCGGCGGAGTCGGCATCGGCGGGAGCAATCCGGTCCGCGTGCAGAGCATGTGCAACACGGACACCCGCGACGTGGCCGCAACAGCCGCGCAGGTCCGCCAACTGGCCGAGGCCGGGTGCGAGATCGTGCGTCTGGCCGTGCCGGACATGAAGGCCGCCCGCGCGTTGGAAGCCATCCGCTTCCAGTCGCCGGTGCCGCTCATTGCGGACATTCATTTCGACTATCGGCTGGCTCTGGCTTCACTGGATGCGGGCATGGACGGTTTGCGCATCAACCCCGGCAACATCGGGGGCGAGGACAAGGTTGATGCCGTGGTCCGTGCGGCCGCGGACCAGGGCGCGCCCATCCGCATCGGCGTGAACGGCGGTTCGCTGGACAAGACCCTGCTGGCCAAGTACGGCGGTCCCACGCCCGAGGCCATGGTGGAAAGCGCCATGGAGCACATTGCCCTGCTGGAGGCGCGCGACTTTCACCAGACCAAGATTTCGCTCAAGTCCTCCTCTGTGCTGACCACGGTGCGGGCTTACGAGCTGCTGGCCGAAAAGGTGGATTACCCGCTGCACATCGGTATCACCGAGGCCGGAACGCTGGTTCGCGGCGCGGTCAAGTCGTCCGTGGGGCTGGGCATCCTGCTGTGGCAGGGGCTGGGCGACACGTTGCGCGTCAGCCTGACCCACGATCCCGTGGCAGAACCCGGCGTGGCATGGGAAATCCTGCGTTCACTGGGCCTGCGCCAGCGCGGCCCGGAGATTGTTTCCTGCCCCACCTGCGGCCGCACCGAGATCGATCTCATCGGGCTGGCCGACAAGGTGGAGGAAGCCCTGCGCGGGGTGGACGAGGTTTTCACCGTGGCGGTCATGGGCTGCGTGGTCAACGGACCGGGCGAGGCGCGCGAGGCCGACATCGGCATTGCGGGCGGCCGCGGTCTGGGCATGATTTTCAAAAAGGGCGAGGTTATTCGCAAGGTCAAGGGCGATGCAAACCTTCTGCCCGAATTCATGAAAGAAATAGATGCGTTTCTGCAAGAAAGGAGAAACAACGGATGAAGTTGTCCCGGTATTATATTCCCACTCTCAAGGAGGCCCCTTCCGAGGCCGAAGTGGTTTCCCACAAGCTGTTGATCCGCGCGGGCATGATCCGCAAGCTCACCAGCGGCATTTACAACTACCTGCCGCTCGGCCTGCGCAGCGTCAACAAGGTGGCCAACATCGTGCGCCGGGAAATGGACCGGGCCGGGGCACTGGAAGTGCTCATGCCCTCGGTGCAGCCCGCGGACCTGTGGCAGGAGACCGGCCGCTGGGACTACTACGGCAAGGAACTGCTGCGTTTCAACGACCGCCACGGCCGTGACTACTGTCTCGGTCCCACGCACGAGGAAGTCATCACCGATCTGGTGCGCGGCGAGGTGCGGTCCTACAAGCAGTTGCCCCTGAATCTTTATCAGGTGCAGACCAAGTTCCGCGATGAAATCCGTCCCCGGTTCGGGCTCATGCGCGGCCGTGAATTCATCATGAAAGACGCCTATTCCTTTGACAGGGACGAGGCCGGGGCCGAGGAATCCTACTGGATCATGTTCGAGGCCTACAAGAAGGCCTTTGCGCGTATCGGCCTGCGCTTCAAGCCCGTGCAGGCGGATTCCGGGGCCATCGGCGGCGACTTTTCCCACGAGTTCATGGTGCTGGCCGACACGGGCGAGGACACCATCGCCTCCTGCTCGGCCTGCGATTTCGCGGCCAACCTCGAAAAGGCCAAGGTGGTCGAATCGGGCGAGGTGTGCGAGGATGCCTGCGCCGAACTTGAAGAAGTCGCCACGCCGGACAAGCACACCGTGGAAGAGGTCTGCGAATTTCTGGGCGTTGACCCTGCCGCGCTGGTCAAGACGCTGCTGTTCGTTGTGGACGGCGAGCCTGTGGCAGCGCTGGTTCGCGGTGACCGCGAAATCAACGACGCCAAGTTGCGCAACCTGCTGGGCGGCAACGAGATCGACATGGCCGACGAAGCCATGGTCCGCGAGTTGACCGGCGCTCCCGTGGGTTTTGCCGGGCCGCACGGCCTCAAGAAGGGTGTGCGCATCGTGGCGGACAACGAATTGCGCTACGCCACGGACTGGATTGCGGGCGGCAACAAGGCCGATACCCATGTGCGGCATCTGTCCCTTTCGCGCGATTGCGAGGTGGAGCAGTATGCCGATCTGCGGGTCATCACCGAATCCGATCCCTGCCCGGAATGCGGCGCGGCCATCGAGTTCACCAAGGGCATCGAAGTGGGCCATGTCTTCAAGCTCGGCACCAAGTATTCCGAGAAGATGGGCGCCACTTTCCTGGACGAGAACGGCAAGGACCAGACCATGATCATGGGCTGCTATGGCATCGGTATCTCGCGCATCGTGGCCTCGGCCATCGAGCAGAACCACGATGAAAACGGCTGCATTTTCCCGCCGTCCATCGCACCGTTCGAGGTCTGCCTGATTTCGCTGGGCGGCAAGGACGAGGCCGTGAACGAAAAGGCGCTGGAACTGTACGAAGCTGTTCAGGACATGGACGTGGACATCTGCTACGACGACCGCAAGGAACGCCCGGGCGTCAAGTTCGCGGACGCCGACCTGATCGGTTATCCCATGCAGCTGGTGCTGGGCGGCAAGGGTCTCAAGAACGGCATTGTCGAGGCCAAGGACCGCAAGTCCGGCGAGCGCATCGAGCTGCCGCTGGACGGATTTGCCGAAGCCTTTGCCCAGTGGCGCGAGTCCATCTGGCAGGCTTGGGGTTTGAAATAAGGAAGTAGGAGGCTGGGGGAAAACCTTTTGGAAACGGTTTTCCTCCGGCCCCCCCTTTCCCAAACGTTTTGGCGGCATTGCGTTGGGCGCAATGCATGGGGCAGGCATCATGACCATCGAAGGGGCCGTTGGATTGGCCGTGGCTTCATTTCTTTTTGCGCTGTTGCCCGGACCGGGCGTGACCGCGCTCATCGCCCAGAGCCTTGCCCGCGGTTTCGGCACGGGCGTGTTCTGGGGAGCCGGATTGGTCATGGGCGATTTCGTGTATCTCATGCTGGCCATGTTCGGCATGGGCTGGGTGGCCTCCACCATGGGCGACGCCTTCGTGATTCTCAAGTTCGCGGGTTCGGCCTATCTCATCTATCTGGGCGTACGCTGCTGGCTGGCCAAGCCGCCCGCGAATCACGGGGAGTCTGCTGCGGCTTCCGCGCACAAGGGCTATGCCCGGACCCTGCTGGGCGGCATGTGCGTGAGCCTGAGCAACCCCAAGGTCATTGCTTTTTATTGCGGTTTTCTGCCCGGTTTCGTGAACATGGCGCAGCTGGACGGCGCGAACATGGCTCTGGTTGCCTGCATCATTCTGCCCACGGTGTTCGCCACCATGGTCGGTTATGCTTGGCTGGCGGGCAAGGGTCGCAGGGCCGCCGGTTCCACCCGGCTCTGGAAGCTGGTCAACCGCAGCGCCGGAGCGGTCATGATCGGCGCGGGCGTGGCCGTGGTCACCGAGTAGGGATATTTTCGGGGGAACAAAGGCACCCAAGGCCGTGACCCTGCCCCCATGAAGCGCCCAAGGCGCTGGATCGAGAAAACGTTTTGGAGATTCCAAAGAATCTTTTGGAAAAGGTTCTTTGGCCGCCGGAGGCCCGCCTTGTCTGCCATTCTTTCCGTTTCCGAACTGACCCGCGCAGTGAAAGACCTGCTGGAGGCGGAATTCCCCTTTGTCTGGGTGCGCGGGCAGGTCACCAACCTTGCCCGTCCGGCCAGCGGGCACATCTATTTTTCCCTGACAGACGGCGATGCTGTGCTGGGCACTGTCTGGTTTCGCGGAGCGCAACGGGCCACCGAGCCCGAATCCCGTGGCGGCGAGGCCGTCAATCCGCTGACCGGAGAGGTGGAGGAAAGCGTCGGTCCCGGCCTGAGCCAGCGGCTTGAAGACGGCATGGAAGTGCTCTGCGCCGGACGGCTGAACGTATTCGAGCCGCGCGGTCAGTACCAGCTTGTTGCCGAACTGGTGCAGGAGCAGGGCGTGGGCGATTTGCGCATGGCCTTTGAAGCGCTCAAGAAGAAGCTGGCGGACAAGGGGTACTTTGACGAGGACCGCAAGATGGCCGTGCCGTCCGATCCGGCGCGGGTGGCCGTGGTCACCTCGCCGCATGGCGCGGCCATACGTGACTTTTTGCGGCTGGCCGAAACGCGCGGAACCGGCGCGGAAATCCGCATTTATCCGACCCTGGTGCAGGGGGACAAGGCCCCGGAGCAGATAGCCGGGGCTCTGGACATGGTCGGTGAAGACCAGTGGGCCGAAGCGGTTGTACTCATTCGCGGCGGCGGATCGCTGGAAGACCTCTGGGCCTTCAACACCGAGCCGGTTGCGGATGCGATTTTCCGCTCGCAGGTTCCGGTGGTCTGCGGCGTGGGCCATGAGCCGGACGTTTCCATTGCGGATTTCGTGGCCGACCGGCGAGTGGCCACACCGAGCCATGCCGCGCAGGAGCTTTGGCCCCGGCGCGAGACATTGATGCAGAGCGTGGACCGGCTTGAAATTGCGCTTTCGCGCGCGTACCATGCCATGCTGCGGGACCACGAAGCCGGATTCGCCCAGTTGCGGCGGGCGCTTGTGTTGCTTTCTCCCGCCCGCAGGCTGGCCCGGCAGCAGGAGGCCTTGGAATCGTTTTGTATGCGGCTGCATGGTGCTGCGGAACGATTGGTGCGGGAAAAGAACGGCCGGGCAGCGGCGTTGGTCCAGCGGCTGGCGCGTGCGCACGGCGCGGACGTTGTGGAGCGGCGCGGGCAGCAAGTGGATGGGTTGGTACATGGGCTGCAAAATGCCATGGACCGCCTGCTGGAACGGGCTTCCGCCGGGTTTGAGACAACGGCCGCTTCCTTGGCGGCCCTGAACCCGGAGCGTCCCCTTGAGCAGGGTTATGGCCTTGTGCGGGTGCGCAACAGCGGCAAATTTCTCAGGAGTCCCGGCGAGGTCTCACCGGGCGACGTGCTGGATATCCGCGTGCGGGAAGGCTCCGTTACCGCACGGGTCACCGAAGAATCCGAGGAGAACAGATGATCGACAGGCGCATATGGACAGTGGTCGCGGCCATGGTGTTTTTGTTTGCGGGCACGGCGTTTGCCCAGTTTGGCTTGCAGGACGGGGACGACGTGACCCTGTCCACGGACGTGAACGCCACGGCTGCCGAGCCGCAGCTTATGCTGGCCGCGCCGGACGCGGTGGACGTGGGCGAGCCGTTCCTCGTGCGGTTGACCTCTTCCGCCGTGCTGGAGGAAGTGGTGGTCTACTGGCTGGGCAAGGAGGTCGTGCCCGGCATTTCCGTGTGGAACAACAAGCATATTGCCATGACCATGCTGGGGACGGACGTTCTCAATGCCAAGGCCGGTCCGGCCGATCTTGTGGTGACCGCCAGCATCGACGGCACGCGCCGGACCTTCAAGAAAAAGATCACTGTGGCGGCCAAGACGTTCCCCCGGCAGGATTTGACCCTGCCCAAGAAGATGGTCACCCCGCCCAAGGAGGTCTACGACCGCATCGCCTCGGAGCGGAAGGTCATTGCCAAGGCACGTAACACGGTCACTCCGGTGCGGCATTGGACCCTGCCGTTCCTGCGCCCGGTGGACGGCCGCGTCACCAGCGTGTACGGACTGCGGCGCTATCTGAACAAGAAACCCAAGAATCCCCACCGCGGCATGGATTTCAGCGCGCCCACAGGCACGCCCGTCAAGTGCGTTGCCGACGGTACGGTCATCCTTGAAGGCAATCATTACTACGCAGGCAACTCCGTGTATGTGGATCACGGCAACGGCGTGGTTTCCATGTATTTCCATCTGTCACAATTCAAGGTCAAACAGGGCGATACCGTGCAGCGCGGGCAGGTCGTGGGCCTTTCCGGCTCCACGGGCCGCGCGACCGGCGCGCACCTGCATCTGAGCATCGGCGTGCAGGGCAGGCTGGTGGACCCGGCTCCCCTGTTTTCACACCGGGCCGATCAACTCATTGAGTAGCCACAGCCAGGAATGCATCATTTTCACGAGGTTTTCATGATTCGCCTTCGTCCTGTTGCCCTTGCCCTTGCCCTTGTGGCGTTGACCGTTTTTTCCGCGGCTGCCCATGACGGCGTGGACGTTCGCATGCCCGCCGAAGTGGGTGTGGGACAACCCTTTCTCGTTCGTGTGGCAGCGGGTGCCGGCCTTGAAGGCCTGACTCTGTTCTGGGATGGGGTCTCGGTGGCGCCCGAGCTTGTCCGCAAGGACGGGTGCGTTTCGTCGGTCGCCATGCTGGGGACCGGACTGCGGGACAAGCCCGGCCTGTATGCGCTGGACGTGGAAACGGTTGTTCGCGGCGAAAAGCGGCGTTTTCGGAAGCTGGTGCGCGTGACGGACCATGAATATGGCACTGAAACCCTGACCGTGGCTCCCAAGATGGTCAAGCCGCCCAAAACGGTGCAGGCCCGCATCGCCGCCGAGCGCAAATTGGCCCGCGAGGCCACGTCCGTGCAAAGCCCGGCGCGCCGCTGGCATGTGCCGTTCTGCCTGCCGGTGAAGGGAAAGATGCTCAGCCGTTTCGGCCTGCGCCGGACCTTCAACGGCGATACCAAACGCCGCCACTGGGGGCTGGATTTCCGTGCCTGGCAGGGATCGCCCATCCATGCCATCGAGGCGGGCAGGGTCGTGCTGGTGGGAAATTTCTATTTTGCGGGCAACTGCGTGTATATCGATCATGGAAACGGCGTGGTCTCCATGTCCGTGCACATGTCCAAGGTGCTGGTCAAGCAGGGCGACGAGGTCCGGCGCGGCCAGAAGATCGGCCTCTCCGGAGCCACCGGGCGCGTCACGGGCGCGCATTTGCATCTTTCCGTGTTTGTGCAGGGTGTGCCCATCGACCCGGAATCGCTTTTTTTCATGCAGGAAGACGGCGGTGACGCAGTCGTGGCGCAGGAGTGATATTGCTTCAGGCATGTTTGCCGTCATCCGGCGGCCATGTTCGGAACGGAGAAAATACATTGCATGACGGAGGCTGTCGCCATGAGCGAACAGACATTTGAACAGAAATTGGAGCGGCTCAGGAGCATCGTGACCCGGCTGGAAAGCGGGGAACTGCCTCTTGAGGAAGGGGTTGCCCTGTATCGCGAGGGGCTGCAGCTGGCCAAGGCCTGCGGCGCGCAGCTGGAATCCGCGCGGCATGAGGTCAAGGTGCTGGGCGATGGCCTGCTCAAGGAGTTCGATGTATTGGAGGCCGCGGAACATGGCGGCGAACCGGAGGGCGACTAGATGACGGCCAAACAGATGCTGGCGCAACGTGCGCGGAGCGTGGAGGAATATCTTTCGCAATGCCTTGAGGAGCGCGGCATTCCGGCCCGTCTTCTGGAGTCCATGCGCTACAGCCTGCTGGCGGGGGGCAAGCGTTTGCGCCCGGTGCTGGCGCTTTCGTGGTGCGAGCTGCTGGGCGGTGATGCCGAAGCGGCCATGCCCTTTGCCGCCAGTCTGGAGTGCATCCACACCTATTCGCTGATTCACGACGATCTTCCGGCCATGGATGATGACGACCTGCGCCGGGGGCGGCCCTCCAACCACAAGCAATTTGACGAGGCCACGGCCATATTGGCCGGTGACGGCCTGCTCACCGAGGCCTTCGTGCTCATGACCGAGGCCGGGGTGAAGGGCGGCCTTGCGGCCGACCGCGTGCTCCGGGCCGTGAATGTGCTGGGCCGTGCCGCCGGGTCCGGGGGCATGGTGGGCGGACAGGCTGTGGACATGGAGTTCACGGGGCGCGAAGGTCAGGTTCCGCTTGAGGAACTGCAGCAGATGCACGCCATGAAGACCGGCGCGCTCATCACCGCGGCCTGCGAGTGCGGAGCCATTCTTTCCGGTGCCCCGGACGAGGATGTGCGCAATGCCCGTGAATATGGCCGGGCCGTGGGCGTGGCCTTCCAGATCGTGGACGACGTGCTGGACGTGGTGGGCGACGAGGCCACGCTGGGCAAGCCCGTGGGCAGCGACGAGGAACAGGGCAAGAGCACCTACCCCGCGTTGGTGGGGCTGGACAAAAGCCGCGAACTGGCGCGAGGCCATGTGGACGGTGCCGTGGGGCACCTTTGCGGATATCATGGCCCGGAAAGTGAATTTCTGACCCTTCTGGCGCGCTACATTGTGGACAGGGTTTACTGATTGGCCTACTTTGAACACCTTATGAGCAACATGGAAGAATCACGTGAACTGCTATCCGGTATTCAGTGTCCGTCAGACGTGCGGGCATTGGATTCCAAGCAGCTCCAGGCCTTGGCCGAGGAGTTGCGGCAGACCATAATACGGCAGGTTTCGGGCAGCGGCGGTCATCTGGCCCCGTCTTTGGGGGTCGTCGAGCTGACCCTTGCCCTCTACAAGGCATACGATTTCGAACAGGACAAGATCGTCTGGGACGTGGGGCATCAGGCGTATGCCCACAAATTGCTGACCGGGCGTGCCGATCGCTTTTCCTCATTGCGGCAGTTGGACGGCATCAGCGGATTTCCGCGCATGGCCGAAAGCGAATACGACCATTTCGGCGTGGGGCACTCGTCCACCTCCATTTCCGCTGCGCTGGGCATGGCCACGGCTCGCGATCTGGCCGGGGAAGACCATGACGTGGTGGCGGTGATCGGCGACGGCTCCATGACGGCCGGGCTGGCCTTTGAAGGCCTGAATCAGGCCGGGGGCATGGGCCGCAAGATGGTGGTGGTGCTCAATGACAACGAAATGTCCATATCCAAGAACGTGGGCGCGCTGTCTTCGTTTTTGAGCCGCAAGCTGTCCGCGCCGCTTTTGCAGCGGCTCAAGGACGACGTGGAAAACTGGGTTGCCAACGTGCCGGGTATCGGCGGGGATCTGGCCACCTATGTGAAGCGTTCCGGTGATTCGCTCAAGTCGTTTTTCACGCCCGGCATGTTGTTCGAGGCCTTTCAGTTCACCTATGTCGGGCCTATCGACGGCCACAACATTGATGAAATGACCAAGGTTTTCGAGCAGGTGCGCCGCATCAACAAGCCGGTTCTGGTGCATGTGCTGACCAAGAAGGGCAAGGGGTACGAGCCCGCGGAAAACAACCCCACCTATTTTCACGGCGTGGGCCGGTTCGAGCCGGAAACCGGTCTTGCGCGCAAGTTTCCGGGCGCGGCCTACCCGTCCTACACGGAAATCTTCGGCAACATGCTCTGTCGCATCGCGGACCGGGACGAGAAGGTGGTGGCCATTACCGCGGCCATGCCCGAAGGCACCGGAACCAGTTGTTTCCGGGAGCAGCATCCCGAGCGGTTCGTGGACGTGGGCATCTGCGAGCAGCACGCCGTGACGTATGCGGCCGGGCTGGCCTCGCAGGGATTCAAGCCCGCAGTGGCCATCTATTCCACGTTCCTGCAGCGTTCCTACGATCAGGTAATTCATGACGTGTGCCTGCAGAATCTCAATGTGAAACTTTTCCTTGATCGCGGCGGACTTGTGGGCGAGGACGGGGCCACGCACCATGGCGCGTTCGACATGAGTTATCTGCGCCATATTCCGAATCTGGTATTCATGGCGCCCAAGGACGAGGCAGAACTGGCCCGCATGATGGTTACGGCCTTTGAATTGGACGGCCCCGTGGCCGTGCGCTACCCGCGCGGCACAGGTGTGGGCGCGGACGTGGACCCGGAGCCGGAAGTCATTCCCGTGGGGCAGGGTGAAACCTTGCGCACGGGCAGGGACGCTCTGGTGATCACGCTGGGGTCGCGGGTGTATCCCTGCATGGAAGCGGCCCTTGAGCTGGCGGAGGAAGGCCTTGAAGCCACGGTGTTCAACGCCCGGTTCATCAAGCCGCTGCCCGAGGAAATGCTGCGCGAGCTCGTGGCGGACCACGACAGCGTTTTGATCGTGGAGGAAAACGCGCTGCCCGGCGGTTTTGGCTCCGCGGTGCTGGAATTCCTGAGCGACAATGCCTTGCTGGGCGGCCGCACGGTCAGAAGGCTCGGGTTGCCCGACGCCTTTGTGGAACACGGTACGCAAAAGCAACTGCGTTCCTTTGTTGGCATTGACAAACAGGGCATCAAGAATGCGCTCAAGGAAATGGTTGGATCCTGATCCATCCCATATAGTCGCAAAAAAGGCCGTCCCCTTTCCGGAGACGGCCTTTTCTTTTGCCTGAGGTGCGGTCTTAACGGCCGCAGCATTTCTTGTATTTCTTGCCGGAACCGCAGGGGCACGGTTCGTTGCGGCCTACCTTGGCTTCGTTGCGCACGGTCTCGGGAGGCAGCATGAAGCCCTCCACGTAATACCACTGGCCGTCCTGCTTGCGAAAAATGGAGTGTTCGCGGTGTTCCTGAACCATGTTCTTTTGCTTGAACTTGGCGGCAAAGGCCACTTCGCCTTCGTCGTCCTTTTCGGTTCCCTTGCGCGTTTCCAGAATGGTCAGTGCGATCCATTCCGAATTTTCGGCCCAGGTACGCACGGCTTCGTCGTCGTGCTCGGAAAGCTTTTCCGGGGCAAGGGTTTTCTTGAGGTATTCGATCTGATTCAGTGCGTAGGCCGTGTAGCGTGAGCGCATCAGAGCTTCGGCCGTGGGGGCCGGGGCGGTTCCGTCGATATATTGGCCGCAGCAGGCGTCGAGCGCCTTGCCTGACCCGCAGGGACATTGGGACATGGTGAGACTCCTTCTCGGTATTTGGCCGGACAGTACCCGAACACGGGCACTTGTCAACCGCTAAAAAATGGCGGGTTGCAGTATGGTGCCAGACCATGGCATCATATGTTCATGAGCGAAATGATTCAGATAAATGAACGGGTGTCCATCCCCAAAAAAGAACTCAGGTTCTCCTTCAGCCGCTCTCCGGGGCCGGGGGGACAGCATGTGAATACCACGGCCACGCGGGTGACGGTTTTTTTTGACGTGGAAAAAACGCGCAGCCTGACCGAATTGCAGAAAATGGTCGTGAAAGGCAAGTTGCGTCGTCGCATGGACAAAAAAGGCGTATTGCGTATCAGCGTGCATGATTTCCGGTCGCAGAACCGCAACCGTCAACTGGCCGTGGACCGGTTTGTGGAGATCATGCGCGAGGCCCTGCAAAAGGTCTCCAAGCGCAAACCCACCATTCCCACCAAGGGATCCCTGTATCGCGACAAGCGCGTAAAAAAGCGCCGGAGCCAGGTGAAGCGCATGCGACGCAAGCCGTCCATGGATGATTAGTGGGCTTCGGAAAACGTTGCAGAAATGGATGTGTGTTGTGCGGACTTTGATTCAGAATTTTCGGACAATGAAAAAGCGGCCGAAAGCATAAAGCTTTCGGCCGTTCATGTTTGTTCTCCGGCTTTGCCGGTTGCATCAGCCATTGCCGAGATCTCCGGTGACGGCTTGGACCAGGTTGCCGTTGGCATTGTAGGTGGCTGTTGCTTCTGTCTTGACAAGCTCTCGTGAAAGTTCAGGGTTTTCAAAAACCTGACGGCGCAGTCGCATCTTCTTGATGCTCTTCATTTCCTGAGCCAGGTCCTGCCTGTCCTGTGGGGGGCGGACTGCTGACATTTCGACCATAACAAACCTCCTTGTTTGTTTTTTTGTCTCATGACGTATTGTCTTTATCGACAAAAATACAAAAAACTTTAGGCCTGTTGTTTAGCGTTGAAATACAGCTGGTTAGTTTTTGTCGTCCTTCCAGTGCCACCAGTTGAGGCGGTCGGGGTCCTGCTCGTCATTGGTCACGAAATTCACGGCACAACGGAATACGT
Protein-coding sequences here:
- a CDS encoding M23 family metallopeptidase; translated protein: MIRLRPVALALALVALTVFSAAAHDGVDVRMPAEVGVGQPFLVRVAAGAGLEGLTLFWDGVSVAPELVRKDGCVSSVAMLGTGLRDKPGLYALDVETVVRGEKRRFRKLVRVTDHEYGTETLTVAPKMVKPPKTVQARIAAERKLAREATSVQSPARRWHVPFCLPVKGKMLSRFGLRRTFNGDTKRRHWGLDFRAWQGSPIHAIEAGRVVLVGNFYFAGNCVYIDHGNGVVSMSVHMSKVLVKQGDEVRRGQKIGLSGATGRVTGAHLHLSVFVQGVPIDPESLFFMQEDGGDAVVAQE
- a CDS encoding polyprenyl synthetase family protein is translated as MTAKQMLAQRARSVEEYLSQCLEERGIPARLLESMRYSLLAGGKRLRPVLALSWCELLGGDAEAAMPFAASLECIHTYSLIHDDLPAMDDDDLRRGRPSNHKQFDEATAILAGDGLLTEAFVLMTEAGVKGGLAADRVLRAVNVLGRAAGSGGMVGGQAVDMEFTGREGQVPLEELQQMHAMKTGALITAACECGAILSGAPDEDVRNAREYGRAVGVAFQIVDDVLDVVGDEATLGKPVGSDEEQGKSTYPALVGLDKSRELARGHVDGAVGHLCGYHGPESEFLTLLARYIVDRVY
- the xseA gene encoding exodeoxyribonuclease VII large subunit, translated to MSAILSVSELTRAVKDLLEAEFPFVWVRGQVTNLARPASGHIYFSLTDGDAVLGTVWFRGAQRATEPESRGGEAVNPLTGEVEESVGPGLSQRLEDGMEVLCAGRLNVFEPRGQYQLVAELVQEQGVGDLRMAFEALKKKLADKGYFDEDRKMAVPSDPARVAVVTSPHGAAIRDFLRLAETRGTGAEIRIYPTLVQGDKAPEQIAGALDMVGEDQWAEAVVLIRGGGSLEDLWAFNTEPVADAIFRSQVPVVCGVGHEPDVSIADFVADRRVATPSHAAQELWPRRETLMQSVDRLEIALSRAYHAMLRDHEAGFAQLRRALVLLSPARRLARQQEALESFCMRLHGAAERLVREKNGRAAALVQRLARAHGADVVERRGQQVDGLVHGLQNAMDRLLERASAGFETTAASLAALNPERPLEQGYGLVRVRNSGKFLRSPGEVSPGDVLDIRVREGSVTARVTEESEENR
- a CDS encoding proline--tRNA ligase, which produces MKLSRYYIPTLKEAPSEAEVVSHKLLIRAGMIRKLTSGIYNYLPLGLRSVNKVANIVRREMDRAGALEVLMPSVQPADLWQETGRWDYYGKELLRFNDRHGRDYCLGPTHEEVITDLVRGEVRSYKQLPLNLYQVQTKFRDEIRPRFGLMRGREFIMKDAYSFDRDEAGAEESYWIMFEAYKKAFARIGLRFKPVQADSGAIGGDFSHEFMVLADTGEDTIASCSACDFAANLEKAKVVESGEVCEDACAELEEVATPDKHTVEEVCEFLGVDPAALVKTLLFVVDGEPVAALVRGDREINDAKLRNLLGGNEIDMADEAMVRELTGAPVGFAGPHGLKKGVRIVADNELRYATDWIAGGNKADTHVRHLSLSRDCEVEQYADLRVITESDPCPECGAAIEFTKGIEVGHVFKLGTKYSEKMGATFLDENGKDQTMIMGCYGIGISRIVASAIEQNHDENGCIFPPSIAPFEVCLISLGGKDEAVNEKALELYEAVQDMDVDICYDDRKERPGVKFADADLIGYPMQLVLGGKGLKNGIVEAKDRKSGERIELPLDGFAEAFAQWRESIWQAWGLK
- a CDS encoding LysE family translocator, with product MTIEGAVGLAVASFLFALLPGPGVTALIAQSLARGFGTGVFWGAGLVMGDFVYLMLAMFGMGWVASTMGDAFVILKFAGSAYLIYLGVRCWLAKPPANHGESAAASAHKGYARTLLGGMCVSLSNPKVIAFYCGFLPGFVNMAQLDGANMALVACIILPTVFATMVGYAWLAGKGRRAAGSTRLWKLVNRSAGAVMIGAGVAVVTE
- a CDS encoding M23 family metallopeptidase; translated protein: MIDRRIWTVVAAMVFLFAGTAFAQFGLQDGDDVTLSTDVNATAAEPQLMLAAPDAVDVGEPFLVRLTSSAVLEEVVVYWLGKEVVPGISVWNNKHIAMTMLGTDVLNAKAGPADLVVTASIDGTRRTFKKKITVAAKTFPRQDLTLPKKMVTPPKEVYDRIASERKVIAKARNTVTPVRHWTLPFLRPVDGRVTSVYGLRRYLNKKPKNPHRGMDFSAPTGTPVKCVADGTVILEGNHYYAGNSVYVDHGNGVVSMYFHLSQFKVKQGDTVQRGQVVGLSGSTGRATGAHLHLSIGVQGRLVDPAPLFSHRADQLIE
- the xseB gene encoding exodeoxyribonuclease VII small subunit — protein: MSEQTFEQKLERLRSIVTRLESGELPLEEGVALYREGLQLAKACGAQLESARHEVKVLGDGLLKEFDVLEAAEHGGEPEGD
- the ispG gene encoding flavodoxin-dependent (E)-4-hydroxy-3-methylbut-2-enyl-diphosphate synthase; protein product: MERRKTRTISVGGVGIGGSNPVRVQSMCNTDTRDVAATAAQVRQLAEAGCEIVRLAVPDMKAARALEAIRFQSPVPLIADIHFDYRLALASLDAGMDGLRINPGNIGGEDKVDAVVRAAADQGAPIRIGVNGGSLDKTLLAKYGGPTPEAMVESAMEHIALLEARDFHQTKISLKSSSVLTTVRAYELLAEKVDYPLHIGITEAGTLVRGAVKSSVGLGILLWQGLGDTLRVSLTHDPVAEPGVAWEILRSLGLRQRGPEIVSCPTCGRTEIDLIGLADKVEEALRGVDEVFTVAVMGCVVNGPGEAREADIGIAGGRGLGMIFKKGEVIRKVKGDANLLPEFMKEIDAFLQERRNNG